One segment of Streptomyces sp. NA02950 DNA contains the following:
- a CDS encoding nucleoside/nucleotide kinase family protein — protein MIPQDLLDRAERLAATGGRRLLGVAGPPGAGKTTLARYLVDALGAERAVLVPMDGFHLADAELRRLGLLDRKGAPETFDPYGYTALLRRLRTPRDGETVYAPGFDRELEQPLAGSVPVAPEVPLVITEGNYLLLGEEPWRPVRELLDETWWIELDGEERVRRLIDRHERFGKPRAEAERFVLGSDEANARRVAPGRTAADLVVRGR, from the coding sequence ATGATCCCCCAGGACCTGCTGGACCGCGCCGAGCGGCTGGCCGCCACCGGCGGCCGCCGGCTGCTCGGTGTCGCCGGACCGCCCGGCGCCGGGAAGACCACCCTCGCCCGGTATCTGGTGGACGCGCTGGGGGCGGAGCGGGCGGTCCTGGTCCCGATGGACGGCTTCCACCTCGCCGACGCCGAACTGCGCAGACTCGGCCTGCTGGACCGCAAGGGCGCCCCGGAGACCTTCGACCCGTACGGCTACACCGCCCTGCTGCGGCGGCTGCGCACACCCCGCGACGGGGAGACGGTGTACGCGCCGGGGTTCGACCGCGAGCTGGAGCAGCCCCTCGCAGGATCCGTCCCCGTGGCGCCGGAGGTCCCCCTCGTGATCACCGAGGGGAACTATCTGCTGCTCGGCGAGGAACCGTGGCGTCCGGTGCGCGAGCTGCTGGACGAGACCTGGTGGATCGAGCTGGACGGCGAGGAGCGGGTGCGCAGGCTGATCGACCGTCATGAGCGCTTCGGCAAACCGCGCGCGGAGGCCGAGCGCTTCGTTCTCGGCTCCGACGAGGCCAACGCCCGCCGGGTGGCACCCGGGCGGACGGCGGCCGATCTTGTGGTCAGGGGCCGGTGA
- the hemB gene encoding porphobilinogen synthase — protein MTRYGSFPGARPRRLRTTPAMRRMVAETRLHPAELILPAFVREGVSEPVPLASMPGVVQHTRETLRKAAAEAVEAGIGGIMLFGVPEEAKKDAVGTPGTDPDGILQLAIRDVRAEVGDDLVIMSDLCLDEHTDHGHCGVLDAEGRVDNDATLERYAEMARAQADAGVHTVGPSGMMDGQVRVVREALDAIGHQDVSILAYTAKYASAFYGPFREAVGSSLKGDRKTYQQDPPNAREALRELELDLAEGADMVMVKPALPYLDILRRIADAVDVPVAAYQISGEYAMVEAAAANGWIDRDRAIMETLTAVRRAGAGMILTYWATEVAQRLNRGE, from the coding sequence GTGACCAGGTACGGCAGTTTCCCGGGAGCGCGGCCGCGGCGGCTGCGCACCACTCCGGCGATGCGGCGCATGGTCGCCGAGACCCGGCTGCACCCCGCCGAGCTGATCCTGCCCGCGTTCGTGCGGGAGGGGGTGAGCGAGCCGGTGCCGCTGGCGTCGATGCCGGGCGTGGTCCAGCACACCCGGGAGACCCTGCGGAAGGCGGCCGCCGAGGCCGTCGAGGCGGGCATCGGCGGGATCATGCTGTTCGGGGTGCCGGAGGAGGCCAAGAAGGACGCCGTCGGTACGCCCGGCACCGATCCGGACGGGATTCTCCAGCTGGCCATCCGGGACGTCCGGGCCGAGGTCGGCGACGACCTGGTGATCATGTCGGACCTGTGCCTGGACGAGCACACCGACCACGGCCACTGCGGCGTCCTGGACGCCGAGGGCCGGGTGGACAACGACGCCACGCTGGAGCGCTACGCCGAGATGGCGCGGGCGCAGGCGGACGCCGGCGTCCACACGGTGGGCCCCAGCGGGATGATGGACGGCCAGGTCCGGGTGGTCCGCGAGGCGCTGGACGCCATCGGCCACCAGGACGTGTCGATCCTGGCCTACACCGCCAAGTACGCCTCCGCGTTCTACGGCCCCTTCCGCGAGGCCGTCGGCTCCTCGCTCAAGGGCGACCGCAAGACGTACCAGCAGGACCCGCCCAACGCCCGTGAGGCGCTGCGGGAACTGGAGCTGGACCTCGCCGAGGGCGCGGACATGGTCATGGTGAAGCCCGCGCTGCCCTACCTGGACATCCTGCGGCGGATCGCCGACGCGGTGGACGTACCGGTGGCGGCGTACCAGATCTCCGGTGAGTACGCGATGGTCGAGGCGGCCGCGGCCAACGGCTGGATCGACCGCGACCGCGCCATCATGGAGACGCTGACCGCCGTGCGGCGCGCGGGCGCGGGGATGATCCTCACCTACTGGGCCACCGAGGTCGCCCAGCGGCTGAACCGCGGCGAGTAA
- a CDS encoding SDR family NAD(P)-dependent oxidoreductase, with amino-acid sequence MNEPTSEPAIPGPTPEPTSPGLLSGKVTLITGAGRGIGAASARLFAREGAAVVLAARTEAQLRTVTEEIRAAGGTADYVLCDLADAAGVQTAVDRTVALHGRLDAAFNNAGAAIPPAPLADVAEADFDLITTVSLKGVWRSMAAEIKAIQATAGRGAIVNNSSVGSFRGNPDLPAYGAIKRAVNSLTESAAISYGPEGIRVNAVAPGTTMTEMIHAWADRSPGVIDRLNARTPLRRPAEPIEIAEAAAWLLSDRASYVTGAILPVDGGMRA; translated from the coding sequence ATGAACGAACCGACCAGCGAGCCCGCGATCCCCGGCCCCACCCCTGAGCCGACCTCCCCCGGCCTGCTCAGCGGCAAGGTCACGCTGATCACCGGCGCCGGGCGGGGCATCGGCGCCGCCTCGGCGCGGCTCTTCGCCCGTGAGGGCGCGGCGGTGGTGCTGGCCGCCCGCACCGAGGCCCAGCTGAGGACCGTGACCGAGGAGATCCGGGCAGCGGGCGGCACCGCCGACTACGTGCTGTGCGACCTGGCCGACGCGGCCGGCGTCCAGACGGCCGTCGACCGGACCGTCGCCCTGCACGGCAGACTGGACGCCGCCTTCAACAACGCCGGGGCGGCCATTCCGCCCGCACCGCTGGCCGATGTGGCCGAAGCGGACTTCGACCTGATCACCACGGTCAGCCTGAAGGGCGTCTGGCGCTCCATGGCGGCCGAGATCAAGGCCATCCAGGCCACCGCGGGCCGCGGCGCCATCGTCAACAACTCCAGCGTCGGCAGCTTCCGCGGCAACCCGGACCTGCCCGCGTACGGTGCGATCAAGCGGGCCGTCAACAGCCTCACCGAGTCCGCCGCGATCAGCTACGGCCCGGAGGGCATCCGCGTCAACGCCGTCGCGCCCGGCACCACCATGACCGAGATGATCCACGCGTGGGCCGACCGGTCGCCCGGGGTCATCGACCGGCTCAACGCCCGTACGCCGCTGCGGCGCCCCGCCGAGCCGATCGAGATCGCCGAGGCCGCCGCATGGCTGCTCAGCGACCGCGCCTCGTACGTCACCGGCGCCATACTGCCGGTCGACGGCGGTATGCGAGCCTGA
- a CDS encoding uroporphyrinogen-III synthase has product MNPTAPNHPGCGQVTFLGAGPGDPGLLTLRAVEALAAADVLIADPDVLDVVRAHVRPGVAADAQGAPQQTDADGSSSSADVPVLRDTANLVMAAARGGKRVVRAVAGDPGLDGYAADEMLACAAEGLVFEVVPGIAAAVGVPAYAGVPLRDAQNADVRFVDARTADERCWSEVGSSDATAVVSATLESVAAAAGELVAAGRKPDTPLTVTVAGTTTRQRTWTATLGTIAQVLKSAKVLPSPQGAQPVIAVVGERGAAERRDQLSWFESKPLFGWNVLVPRTKEQAASLSDQLRSYGAVPSEVPTIAVEPPRTPQQMERAVKGLVTGRYEWIAFTSVNAVKAVREKFEEYGLDARAFAGIKVAAVGEQTAKSLIDFGVKPDLVPSGEQSAAGLLEDWPPYDPVFDPIDRVFLPRADIATETLVAGLIELGWEVDDVTAYRTVRASPPPAETREAIKGGGFDAVLFTSSSTVRNLVGIAGKPHNVTVIACIGPATAKTAEEHGLRVDVLSPEPSVLKLAEALADFGAARRQAAIENGDPVTRPSERRPGSRRRARS; this is encoded by the coding sequence TTGAACCCCACCGCCCCGAACCACCCCGGCTGCGGACAGGTCACCTTCCTCGGCGCAGGCCCGGGAGATCCGGGCCTGCTGACGCTGCGCGCCGTGGAGGCACTTGCCGCCGCCGACGTACTCATCGCCGACCCTGACGTGCTCGACGTGGTACGTGCGCACGTCAGGCCGGGTGTGGCCGCGGACGCGCAGGGCGCACCGCAGCAGACGGACGCTGACGGGTCGTCAAGCTCCGCCGATGTCCCGGTACTCCGGGACACCGCCAATCTTGTCATGGCGGCCGCGCGCGGCGGCAAGCGGGTCGTCCGCGCCGTCGCGGGCGACCCCGGTCTCGACGGGTACGCCGCCGACGAGATGCTCGCCTGCGCCGCCGAGGGCCTCGTCTTCGAGGTGGTGCCGGGCATCGCGGCCGCGGTGGGGGTGCCCGCCTACGCGGGGGTGCCGCTGCGGGACGCGCAGAACGCCGACGTCCGCTTCGTGGACGCGCGGACCGCCGACGAGCGCTGCTGGAGCGAGGTCGGCTCCTCGGACGCCACCGCCGTCGTCTCCGCCACCCTGGAGAGCGTCGCCGCCGCGGCCGGGGAGCTGGTGGCCGCGGGCCGTAAGCCGGACACCCCGCTGACGGTGACCGTCGCGGGCACCACCACCCGCCAGCGGACCTGGACGGCGACGCTCGGGACCATCGCGCAGGTGCTGAAGTCCGCGAAGGTGCTGCCGTCGCCGCAGGGCGCACAGCCGGTGATAGCCGTGGTGGGCGAGCGGGGCGCGGCCGAGCGGCGCGACCAGCTGTCGTGGTTCGAGTCCAAGCCGCTGTTCGGCTGGAACGTCCTGGTCCCGCGGACCAAGGAGCAGGCCGCCTCGCTCTCCGACCAGCTGCGCTCGTACGGCGCGGTGCCCAGCGAGGTGCCGACCATCGCGGTCGAACCGCCGCGCACCCCGCAGCAGATGGAGCGTGCGGTCAAGGGCCTGGTCACCGGGCGCTACGAATGGATCGCCTTCACCTCGGTCAACGCGGTCAAGGCGGTGCGCGAGAAGTTCGAGGAGTATGGGCTCGACGCCCGCGCGTTCGCCGGGATCAAGGTCGCCGCGGTCGGTGAGCAGACCGCCAAGTCGCTGATCGACTTCGGCGTCAAGCCGGATCTGGTGCCCAGCGGTGAGCAGTCCGCGGCCGGGCTGCTGGAGGACTGGCCGCCGTACGACCCGGTCTTCGACCCGATCGACCGCGTCTTCCTGCCGCGCGCCGACATCGCCACCGAGACCCTGGTCGCCGGGCTGATCGAGCTGGGCTGGGAGGTCGACGACGTCACCGCGTACCGGACCGTGCGCGCCTCGCCGCCGCCGGCCGAGACCCGCGAGGCCATCAAGGGCGGCGGGTTCGACGCGGTGCTGTTCACCTCGTCGTCCACCGTGCGGAACCTCGTCGGCATCGCGGGCAAGCCGCACAATGTCACCGTCATCGCCTGTATCGGCCCGGCCACCGCGAAGACCGCGGAGGAGCACGGCCTGCGGGTGGATGTGCTGTCGCCCGAGCCCTCGGTGCTCAAACTGGCCGAGGCGCTCGCGGACTTCGGGGCCGCGCGGCGCCAGGCCGCGATCGAGAACGGGGACCCGGTCACCCGCCCGAGCGAGCGGCGGCCGGGATCGAGGAGGAGGGCACGCTCGTGA